Proteins found in one Populus alba chromosome 14, ASM523922v2, whole genome shotgun sequence genomic segment:
- the LOC118062605 gene encoding uncharacterized protein — protein sequence MTTLSNINLALFLIYLQIGCSLIGSLGALYNGVLLINLAISLFALVAIESNSQRLFRAYAFLLFSSLLLDVAWFILFSHPIWNISSDKYGLFFVFSVKLTLAMQIVGFTVRLSSSLLWIQIYRLGVPYIDSTATREADFDLSRSFLSPATPATVGRQCSDSDVVLGGSIYDPDYYSSLFEDGQDSRCLRQSWASFEHTKTAVKGVLTQENQKKNVNKSSLLKDRQHFSPSLGDRSAVHQEDQTSRSFLHPSESRGLHYYGCPKQKFEKKTLTSEVSKELPSSNPTPSRLTSESLETEIRPLMGKPLASNVNPTPTPSVSESLKTEPQPHAGKIPPSDTPVTPSESDSPKTEVPHPPGEASSKSDVDVPTTAPQPNPSTFGLKLEPSASSVLTTGLSTGFAPVNQPSLNHSGSTASKVALNSQPQQPSSHNVPFGAPILTSDSVSGKNESLDVAVTEEVEMEEAAPEASCTNELNSGNPGGFGVGSTPIPTAPRANPFGSPFCSTGSNVASSSLTMTVPSGELFRSASFNFQSPHPSQKPPPTNMGAFSGGFGTGAVAQAPAQSQFGQPAHIGSGQQALGSVLGTFGQPTQFGTGLPGSGFASTSGFGGGLATSSSTGGFASAATAGGFAGVASTGGGFAALASSGAGFGGVAAGGGFGSVASGGGFGGVASGGSGIAGVASGGGGFAAAASSAGGFAAAPPSGSGFGASGSGFGAFGSQQGTGGFSGFPGNAGGSQQGIGGFSAFSGNPAGTGKPVRLFTQMRKKSFKLLD from the exons ATGACGACTCTCTCCAATATTAATTTAGCTCTCTTTCTCATTTACCTTCAg ATTGGTTGCTCTTTGATCGGATCCCTTGGAGCTTTGTACAATGGCGTCTTGCTCATTAATTTGGCTATCTCTTTGTTCGCCCTCGTCGCCATTGAGAGCAACAGTCAGCGCCTTTTCCGTGCCTACGCTTTCCTcctcttctcctctcttctcctcGACGTTGCATGGTTCATCCTCTTCTCTCACCCCATCTG GAACATTTCCTCTGACAAGTATGGACTGTTCTTCGTCTTTTCAGTGAAACTCACTCTGGCAATGCAAATCGTTGGTTTTACAGTGAGGTTGTCATCCTCTTTGTTATGGATTCAAATCTACAGATTGGGGGTTCCTTATATAGATAGTACAGCTACTCGAGAAGCGGATTTCGATTTAAGCAGGAGTTTTCTCAGTCCAGCAACTCCTGCTACTGTAGGTAGACAATGCTCAGATTCTGATGTTGTTTTAGGTGGTTCCATTTACGATCCAGATTATTACTCATCTCTTTTTGAAGATGGACAAGACAGCAGATGTCTCCGTCAG AGCTGGGCTAGTTTTGAGCATACGAAAACAGCTGTAAAAGGTGTGCTTACGCAAGAAAATCAGAAGAAAAATGTGAATAAATCATCCTTGTTGAAGGATAGGCAACATTTTAGTCCTAGCTTGGGGGACAGATCCGCAGTTCACCAAGAAGACCAGACATCCCGATCTTTCTTGCACCCATCGGAAAGCAGAG GCCTTCATTATTACGGATGCCCTAAAcaaaaatttgagaaaaaaacattaacttcaGAGGTTTCTAAGGAGCTGCCTTCTAGCAATCCAACTCCTTCACGTTTGACATCAGAATCCCTTGAAACGGAGATTCGGCCTCTTATGGGAAAACCACTTGCATCTAATGTTAACCCCACTCCTACACCTTCAGTTTCAGAATCACTTAAAACAGAGCCCCAACCTCATGCGGGAAAAATTCCACCTTCTGACACTCCAGTTACCCCTTCAGAGTCAGATTCCCCGAAAACAGAGGTTCCCCATCCTCCGGGTGAAGCAAGTTCAAAGTCAGATGTGGATGTTCCTACAACTGCTCCACAGCCTAACCCTTCTACATTTGGTTTGAAGCTTGAACCTTCAGCATCATCTGTCCTTACTACAGGACTGTCAACTGGATTTGCACCAGTAAACCAGCCCAGCTTGAACCACTCTGGAAGTACTGCATCTAAGGTGGCTCTGAATTCTCAACCTCAACAGCCTTCTTCTCATAATGTTCCTTTTGGAGCACCAATCCTGACTTCTGATAGCGTTAGTGGAAAGAATGAAAGTTTGGATGTTGCAGTTACAGAAGAGGTTGAAATGGAGGAGGCGGCTCCTGAGGCTAGCTGCACAAATGAACTTAATTCGGGAAATCCTGGAGGTTTTGGGGTTGGTTCAACCCCTATCCCAACTGCTCCTAGAGCAAATCCATTTGGCAGTCCATTTTGTAGCACAGGATCAAATGTAGCAAGCTCTTCGTTGACCATGACTGTACCTAGTGGAGAGCTCTTTCGATCTGCCTCTTTCAACTTTCAATCTCCTCATCCCTCCCAAAAGCCTCCACCAACAAATATGGGTGCTTTCTCTGGTGGCTTTGGCACAGGAGCAGTTGCTCAAGCTCCTGCTCAAAGTCAGTTTGGCCAGCCAGCACATATTGGATCAGGACAGCAAGCACTGGGATCAGTTCTTGGGACTTTTGGGCAGCCGACACAGTTTGGAACTGGTTTACCTGGAAGTGGTTTCGCTTCTACCAGTGGTTTTGGTGGTGGCCTTGCTACTAGTAGTTCAACAGGTGGCTTTGCAAGTGCTGCAACTGCTGGCGGGTTTGCTGGTGTTGCTTCTACTGGTGGTGGATTTGCTGCTTTGGCCTCATCTGGTGCAGGATTTGGTGGTGTGGCTGCTGGGGGTGGGTTTGGTAGTGTAGCTTCTGGTGGTGGGTTTGGTGGAGTGGCATCTGGTGGCAGTGGCATTGCTGGTGTGGCTTCAGGTGGAGGTGGGTTTGCCGCAGCAGCCTCGAGTGCTGGTGGTTTCGCGGCAGCGCCTCCATCTGGTAGTGGATTCGGTGCATCAG GTAGTGGATTTGGGGCTTTTGGCAGCCAACAAGGCACTGGAGGATTCTCAGGTTTTCCTGGTAATGCAGGAGGCAGCCAACAAGGAATTGGTGGTTTCTCTGCTTTCAGTGGTAATCCAGCAGGAACTGGAAAACCTGTGAGGTTATTTACACAGATgagaaaaaagagttttaaactTTTGGACTAG